Proteins encoded in a region of the Vicia villosa cultivar HV-30 ecotype Madison, WI linkage group LG5, Vvil1.0, whole genome shotgun sequence genome:
- the LOC131601966 gene encoding cyclin-B1-2-like — protein MEEASKTIAHQIGGIQNDILRFGLPGIKSDIVGSHPLESSLQSVRGVEEAMTRQCKVNLYGAAFPLKEELDRQILSRFQRPSGGIPSSMLGLETITGSLDHFGFEDFLNDPRESETFRPLDMHHGMEVRFGISKGPVYPSLI, from the exons ATGGAGGAAGCATCTAAAACCATTGCACACCAAATCGGAGGTATCCAAAACGACATTCTCCGGTTCGGACTCCCCGGAATCAAAAGCGACATCGTTGGCTCTCACCCTCTCGAATCATCTCTCCAATCT GTAAGGGGAGTGGAAGAAGCTATGACGAGGCAATGCAAAGTGAATCTGTATGGAGCTGCTTTTCCACTGAAGGAGGAACTTGATAGGCAAATACTTTCTCG GTTCCAGAGGCCTTCTGGGGGGATTCCTTCTTCAATGCTGGGTTTGGAGACTATTACAGGAAGTCTTGATCACTTTGGTTTTGAGGATTTTCTAAATG ACCCTCGCGAATCAGAGACTTTCCGGCCATTGGATATGCATCATGGAATGGAAGTTCGTTTTGGGATATCTAAAGGACCTGTCTACCCAAGTCTTATATGA